The following coding sequences are from one Bacteroidales bacterium WCE2008 window:
- a CDS encoding V/A-type H+-transporting ATPase subunit E produces the protein MQDKLQELTDKLFNEGLSKGKQEGEALLADARKKADAIVRDAKKQAEAIIEQANKDAEDLKVKVGSDLKMASSQALQATKKDIENLVISSLSDKEVAGVLSSEDFVKGVISAVAEKFSTQEAADLDIVLPESMKSSLEPFIQNELSKKFRNGINATFSKKIAGGFTIGPKDGSYFISLTDETFKSLISEYLRPVTRKLLFGE, from the coding sequence ATGCAGGATAAATTACAGGAGTTGACAGACAAGCTTTTCAACGAAGGTCTGTCTAAAGGAAAGCAGGAAGGAGAAGCCCTGCTCGCAGATGCCCGCAAGAAGGCTGACGCTATCGTCCGCGATGCCAAGAAGCAGGCAGAGGCGATAATAGAGCAGGCTAACAAGGATGCCGAAGACCTCAAGGTAAAAGTCGGAAGCGATCTCAAGATGGCTTCTTCCCAGGCTTTGCAGGCTACTAAGAAAGACATCGAGAATCTGGTGATTTCCAGCCTCTCCGACAAGGAAGTGGCAGGAGTTCTCTCCTCAGAAGATTTCGTCAAGGGCGTCATTTCGGCCGTTGCCGAGAAATTCAGCACACAGGAGGCGGCAGATCTCGACATCGTACTTCCGGAGTCCATGAAATCGTCTCTCGAGCCGTTCATCCAGAACGAACTCTCAAAGAAATTCAGGAACGGAATCAACGCGACTTTCTCCAAGAAGATCGCAGGCGGTTTCACGATAGGACCGAAGGACGGAAGCTATTTCATCAGTCTTACTGACGAGACATTCAAGAGTCTTATCAGCGAATATCTCAGACCTGTAACCAGAAAACTCCTTTTCGGCGAATAA